A window of the Leucothrix mucor DSM 2157 genome harbors these coding sequences:
- the minD gene encoding septum site-determining protein MinD: MSKVIVVTSGKGGVGKTTSSAAIATGLAAKGHKTAVIDFDVGLRNLDLIMGVERRVVYDFVNVINGEATLKQAMIRDKRVENLYILPASQTRDKDALSQEGVETVIEELKADGFEYIVCDSPAGIEKGAFMALYFADEAIVVTNPEVSSVRDSDRILGILQSRSRKAEQGETVKEHLLVTRYSPERVEGGDMLSVDDIVEILSIPLLGVIPESGSVLQASNSGSPVILDQASTAGMAYSDAIERFLGADVPHRFMDIKKKGFFKKLFG, from the coding sequence TTGAGCAAGGTAATTGTTGTCACTTCCGGTAAAGGGGGTGTAGGAAAAACAACTAGCAGCGCAGCGATCGCAACGGGCTTGGCCGCCAAAGGGCATAAAACAGCGGTTATCGACTTTGACGTAGGCTTGCGTAATCTTGACCTGATCATGGGTGTTGAGCGCCGCGTTGTTTACGACTTTGTCAATGTGATCAATGGTGAAGCGACCCTTAAGCAGGCGATGATCAGAGATAAGCGGGTTGAGAATCTGTATATCTTGCCTGCTTCTCAAACACGCGATAAAGATGCGCTGAGTCAGGAAGGCGTTGAGACCGTCATCGAAGAGTTGAAAGCTGATGGCTTCGAGTACATCGTATGTGATTCACCGGCTGGTATCGAGAAAGGCGCATTTATGGCGCTGTATTTTGCTGATGAAGCGATTGTTGTGACAAACCCTGAAGTCTCTTCAGTGCGTGACTCTGATCGTATCTTAGGTATTTTACAAAGCCGTTCGCGTAAAGCAGAGCAAGGTGAGACAGTTAAAGAACATCTACTGGTCACCCGCTATTCACCGGAGCGTGTGGAAGGCGGCGATATGTTGAGCGTAGACGATATTGTTGAGATTTTATCGATCCCGTTATTGGGCGTTATTCCAGAGTCTGGCAGCGTGCTGCAGGCTTCAAATAGCGGCTCACCGGTTATTCTGGATCAAGCTAGTACGGCTGGTATGGCGTACTCTGATGCGATCGAACGCTTCTTAGGAGCGGATGTTCCGCACCGATTCATGGATATTAAGAAGAAAGGTTTCTTTAAGAAACTGTTCGGCTAA
- a CDS encoding anti-sigma factor domain-containing protein yields the protein MSELNRYQNPDVFEKLAMSYAAGTLHGRARTRFEALMEQHFYLQATVSAYESKFGNLVELLPSEKPSDRVWKEIEASILSSLPAQEASKAERSSWFGWLKQGYAYAALAVVVAILVVVNPLSTGRDAIAYAAVLESADNTPMAITRITQDDLTLSVDLMKDIPLEDGDVLKLWCRSKTGGKPVFMGELSKGSRTLIKMDKAEFDHLKMVGSLEITSESTVKANGPHTAILKGSLTTVTENK from the coding sequence ATGTCTGAGTTAAACCGTTATCAGAATCCGGATGTATTCGAAAAACTTGCCATGTCCTATGCTGCCGGAACACTGCATGGACGGGCGCGAACACGCTTCGAAGCGTTGATGGAGCAGCATTTTTATTTGCAAGCGACTGTCTCTGCTTACGAAAGCAAATTTGGTAATTTGGTCGAGCTATTACCCAGCGAAAAACCATCTGACCGCGTTTGGAAAGAAATTGAAGCCAGCATTTTAAGCAGCTTACCCGCACAGGAAGCCTCTAAGGCCGAGCGTAGCAGTTGGTTTGGCTGGTTAAAGCAAGGCTATGCCTATGCCGCTTTAGCCGTCGTAGTCGCTATTTTGGTGGTGGTCAACCCACTTTCAACGGGCAGAGACGCGATTGCTTATGCTGCAGTTTTGGAAAGTGCTGATAACACGCCAATGGCGATTACCCGTATCACACAGGACGACTTGACGTTATCAGTTGATCTGATGAAGGATATCCCGTTAGAAGACGGCGATGTACTGAAGCTGTGGTGCCGCTCTAAAACAGGTGGCAAACCGGTATTTATGGGTGAGCTATCAAAAGGCTCTCGCACCTTGATTAAGATGGATAAAGCAGAGTTTGATCACCTGAAAATGGTTGGCTCGCTGGAAATCACATCTGAGTCTACCGTAAAAGCCAATGGCCCGCACACTGCGATCCTCAAAGGCAGCCTAACCACTGTCACGGAAAATAAATAA
- the moaC gene encoding cyclic pyranopterin monophosphate synthase MoaC, with the protein MDKLSHFNTQGEAHMVDVGAKSVTHRTAVSIGRIEMLDSTLEHIRSGNNKKGDVLGVARIAGIMGAKRTADLVPLCHPLALTKVEIDLVTQDEPPAVICTATVETRGQTGVEMEALNAVQITLLTIYDMCKAVDKGMRIEGVQLLEKRGGKSGTWRAG; encoded by the coding sequence ATGGATAAACTAAGCCACTTTAATACTCAGGGCGAAGCCCACATGGTCGACGTCGGCGCAAAGTCAGTGACGCACCGCACTGCCGTGAGTATCGGGCGCATAGAAATGCTGGATAGCACACTGGAGCACATTCGCTCTGGCAATAATAAAAAAGGTGATGTGTTAGGCGTGGCGCGTATCGCTGGCATTATGGGCGCCAAGCGCACTGCTGACTTAGTCCCTTTATGCCACCCACTCGCCTTAACTAAAGTTGAGATTGATTTGGTGACGCAGGATGAACCACCCGCCGTCATTTGCACCGCAACGGTTGAAACTCGCGGCCAGACTGGCGTGGAAATGGAAGCATTAAACGCAGTACAGATTACACTGTTAACGATTTACGATATGTGTAAAGCCGTGGACAAAGGAATGCGAATAGAAGGTGTGCAGCTATTGGAAAAGCGCGGTGGAAAATCCGGCACATGGCGTGCCGGATAA
- the nhaD gene encoding sodium:proton antiporter NhaD, which produces MLAVFSPAYASSVVTVQPQDLTATTLGWLAVAIFVIAYIFVILEDVIHLKKSKPVIVAAGIIWVIVSISYANVGHTADVEGFLAHNMLEYAYLLLFLLVAMTYINTMEERGIFDALRGWLVAKGYSLKMIFWVTGLMSFLISPLADNLTTALLMAAVVISVAGGRAVIHEDPQVKQFVVLACINIVVAANAGGAFSPFGDITTLMVWQAGKVSFGGFLGLLPSALVNWLIPAVIMSFFLPNAQPAPKDTPTRLKYGAFVVLGLFVFTIFLAVTFHNTFHLPPMLGMMTGLGLLQLYGHHLKNTHKSTVEDNRIGRFDIYNQLQRSEWDTLMFFYGVILCVGGLGALGYLAQVSGLLYGVLGATTANILVGVMSAVVDNIPVMFAVLSMNPDLSTGQWLLVTLTAGVGGSLLSVGSAAGVALMGQARGIYTFVSHLKWAWAIALGYVASIAVHMMIYNLSF; this is translated from the coding sequence ATGCTGGCAGTTTTTTCGCCAGCTTATGCCTCTAGCGTAGTGACTGTTCAGCCACAAGACCTGACCGCTACGACACTTGGCTGGCTCGCTGTTGCAATATTTGTGATTGCCTATATTTTCGTGATACTGGAAGATGTTATTCACCTGAAAAAATCGAAACCGGTTATCGTGGCGGCTGGTATCATCTGGGTGATCGTGTCGATCTCTTATGCCAATGTCGGACACACAGCGGATGTTGAAGGGTTCCTCGCTCACAATATGCTGGAATACGCCTACTTGTTGTTATTCCTGCTGGTGGCAATGACCTACATTAACACCATGGAAGAGCGTGGTATTTTTGACGCATTGCGCGGCTGGTTGGTTGCTAAAGGCTATTCACTGAAAATGATTTTCTGGGTGACGGGTTTGATGTCATTCCTGATTTCGCCATTAGCGGATAACCTAACAACGGCGTTGTTGATGGCGGCGGTGGTCATTTCGGTCGCTGGCGGACGTGCTGTAATTCACGAAGACCCTCAAGTGAAACAATTTGTGGTATTAGCTTGTATCAATATTGTGGTGGCAGCCAATGCCGGTGGTGCATTTAGCCCGTTTGGTGATATCACCACATTGATGGTTTGGCAGGCAGGTAAAGTGAGCTTCGGTGGATTCCTTGGCTTGTTACCTTCTGCATTAGTGAACTGGTTGATTCCGGCAGTGATTATGTCGTTCTTCCTGCCGAATGCTCAGCCAGCGCCTAAAGATACGCCGACTCGTTTGAAGTATGGTGCGTTTGTGGTCCTTGGCTTGTTTGTATTCACTATCTTCCTTGCCGTTACTTTCCACAACACATTCCACTTGCCGCCAATGCTGGGCATGATGACGGGTCTGGGTCTGCTACAACTGTATGGACATCACTTGAAGAATACGCACAAATCTACCGTTGAAGATAACCGCATTGGTCGCTTCGATATTTACAACCAACTGCAGCGCTCGGAGTGGGACACATTAATGTTCTTCTATGGCGTTATTTTGTGTGTTGGTGGTCTGGGTGCGCTTGGCTATCTGGCACAGGTATCTGGCCTGCTATACGGTGTTTTAGGTGCTACAACGGCTAATATTCTGGTGGGCGTAATGTCTGCCGTGGTCGATAATATCCCGGTGATGTTTGCGGTACTGAGTATGAACCCTGACCTGAGCACGGGGCAGTGGTTGCTGGTCACGCTAACGGCGGGTGTTGGTGGTTCCTTATTATCAGTTGGATCTGCTGCAGGTGTGGCTTTGATGGGGCAGGCGCGTGGTATTTATACTTTTGTGTCTCACCTAAAATGGGCTTGGGCCATTGCTCTTGGCTATGTTGCCAGTATTGCGGTGCATATGATGATCTATAATCTGAGCTTCTAA
- the minC gene encoding septum site-determining protein MinC, with product MADQETEHRDRSVSDAVMELKGEMSMLNVLHLHSTDLAEIGKQVEKKRDEVPAFFMNSPVVVDCADIAEDLDKLDLKALKKLLSDLSFVPVGIRGMDEEQQAQVTKAGWSVMRTGVKKAPAVEPTEDAEATAAKAAAKEKAIEEPRISQIIEKPVRSGQQVFAENGDAILLTHTSAGSEVMASGSIHVYGALRGRVLAGVHGDVTARIFCRSLDAELIAIAGRYQLLDEGDTDLRGKPAMIRLDGEKLIIEALE from the coding sequence ATGGCGGATCAAGAAACTGAGCACAGGGACCGCAGTGTGAGCGATGCAGTGATGGAATTAAAAGGTGAGATGTCAATGCTTAACGTATTGCATCTACACAGTACAGATTTGGCTGAAATCGGTAAACAAGTTGAGAAAAAACGCGACGAAGTACCCGCGTTTTTCATGAACAGCCCGGTTGTCGTGGATTGTGCCGATATCGCAGAAGATCTGGATAAGTTGGATCTGAAAGCGTTAAAAAAACTTCTTAGCGACTTGTCATTTGTGCCAGTGGGTATTCGTGGCATGGATGAAGAGCAGCAGGCGCAAGTGACCAAAGCCGGATGGTCGGTCATGCGTACTGGCGTTAAAAAAGCGCCAGCGGTTGAACCAACTGAAGACGCTGAGGCGACTGCAGCAAAAGCGGCTGCTAAAGAAAAGGCGATCGAAGAGCCTCGCATTAGTCAGATCATTGAAAAGCCGGTGCGTTCGGGGCAGCAGGTATTTGCTGAAAATGGCGATGCTATTTTGCTGACACATACCAGTGCCGGGTCTGAAGTCATGGCCAGTGGCTCAATCCACGTGTATGGCGCATTGCGTGGTCGGGTATTGGCGGGTGTGCACGGTGATGTCACCGCACGTATCTTCTGCCGCTCGCTGGATGCTGAGCTAATCGCCATCGCAGGGCGCTATCAATTGTTGGATGAGGGAGATACAGATCTCCGTGGAAAACCGGCAATGATCCGCCTAGATGGAGAAAAGTTAATAATTGAAGCACTGGAATAG
- a CDS encoding esterase-like activity of phytase family protein: MILFSTLFLLACGTVAHSTSYRVSMEPDDLKSSQYMQLKLEGSLGISGAKVNDLDVTELSDLAWDADEKLLYAISDRGYLYTIRLSINNNKLTKADIISATTLKGKNKQPVRGRDQDSEGMTIKNANNGRAGDAELIISFEGNSRLVRYNTRGDYLGELPLPKKLSNHRNFRHGNKMLESLTTHPKYGLVTAAELPLKANPENQQTLYSQRGQEWHFPRHKAAESSVTALEVLPNGDILVLERAFSGIFSPLVVSLRQVMLNQCDKFSHCKTRDLAVFNSGEGWNIDNFEGLTHLGGNRYLMVSDDNKNPLQQTLLVMFEITP; this comes from the coding sequence ATGATTTTATTTAGCACCCTATTCTTACTGGCTTGCGGCACGGTCGCACACTCCACCTCCTATCGTGTTTCGATGGAGCCGGATGACCTGAAAAGCTCGCAGTATATGCAACTGAAGCTGGAAGGCAGCTTAGGTATTAGTGGCGCTAAGGTAAATGATTTAGACGTGACTGAGTTATCCGACTTAGCTTGGGATGCCGATGAGAAGCTCCTATACGCAATTTCAGACCGTGGATACCTGTACACCATACGCTTGAGCATCAACAATAACAAACTGACTAAAGCCGATATCATTTCTGCGACGACGCTTAAGGGTAAGAACAAGCAACCCGTTCGGGGACGTGATCAAGACTCCGAAGGCATGACCATCAAAAATGCCAATAACGGACGTGCTGGCGATGCCGAGTTAATTATTTCGTTTGAAGGTAATAGCCGCTTAGTTCGCTACAACACCCGTGGTGATTACTTAGGCGAACTCCCCTTACCCAAAAAACTCAGCAATCACCGTAACTTCCGCCACGGCAATAAAATGCTGGAGAGCCTGACAACGCATCCCAAATATGGCCTGGTTACCGCAGCTGAGTTACCGCTCAAAGCAAACCCAGAAAACCAACAAACACTGTATTCGCAACGTGGGCAAGAGTGGCACTTCCCTCGCCATAAGGCTGCAGAGAGCTCAGTGACTGCACTGGAAGTATTACCCAATGGTGACATATTAGTATTGGAGCGCGCCTTCTCCGGCATCTTTAGCCCGCTGGTGGTTAGCCTGCGGCAGGTGATGCTAAACCAATGCGATAAGTTCTCCCACTGCAAAACGCGCGACTTAGCGGTGTTTAATAGTGGTGAAGGTTGGAATATTGATAACTTTGAAGGCCTAACTCATTTAGGCGGCAATCGCTATTTGATGGTGTCGGATGACAACAAAAATCCATTACAGCAAACCTTGCTAGTGATGTTCGAAATCACGCCTTAA
- a CDS encoding sigma-70 family RNA polymerase sigma factor, whose protein sequence is MEDNFAALLSQCARQDQAAFKKLYQEASPKLYSLALRLMQKPELAEDVLQEAFIKIWQKADSYNAQKGLALTWMATITRNKALDKMRSLKLKSAETEIQYEGLDFASEDLEPEHQEGLSQEMQRLRECLKQLQPSQRECILLSYYYGHTHQELSEKLNTPLGTVKAWIRRGLETLKPCLS, encoded by the coding sequence ATGGAAGATAACTTTGCGGCATTACTAAGCCAATGTGCACGACAAGACCAAGCTGCTTTTAAAAAGCTGTATCAAGAAGCATCGCCTAAGCTTTATAGCCTAGCTCTACGCTTGATGCAGAAGCCTGAACTAGCAGAAGACGTGCTACAGGAAGCCTTTATAAAGATCTGGCAAAAAGCCGATAGTTATAATGCCCAAAAAGGTTTGGCCCTAACATGGATGGCAACCATTACCCGTAACAAAGCGCTGGATAAAATGCGCAGCCTGAAATTAAAATCGGCTGAAACAGAAATCCAGTACGAAGGCCTCGACTTTGCTTCGGAAGACCTTGAGCCTGAGCATCAGGAAGGCTTAAGCCAAGAGATGCAACGGTTACGGGAATGCCTGAAGCAGTTACAGCCATCGCAACGGGAATGTATTTTGCTGTCTTATTATTATGGCCATACCCATCAGGAGTTATCCGAAAAACTGAATACCCCGCTCGGAACAGTTAAAGCCTGGATTCGAAGAGGGCTGGAGACACTAAAACCATGTCTGAGTTAA
- the pnp gene encoding polyribonucleotide nucleotidyltransferase: MFSVVTTTFQYGEHTVELEMGEIARQASAAVKVDMGGTVALVSVVGKKNADSGRDFFPLTVNYQEKVYAAGKIPGGFFKREGRPSEAETLTARLIDRPIRPLFPAGFMNEVQVIVTIVSINPEVDPAIAAMLGTSAALAASGIPFAGPIGAAQIGFIDGAYVLNPSKTQLTESSLDLMVAGTAGAVLMVESEAKELSEEVMLGAVVFGHDQMQSAIAAIKEFASEVGTPAWDWTAPEKDTALEAKVAEIGEADLLAAFQTADKMERQNLVSAALDKIIAQLIPENAGEDAPSLDAIKGAFKGLEKKVVRGRVIAGEPRIDGRDTTTVRDIDVRVGVLPRTHGSALFTRGETQALVVTTLGTARDAQIIDALSGEYKDHFLFHYNFPPYCVGETGFVGSPKRREIGHGRLAKRGVLAVMPDQEEFPYTIRVVSEITESNGSSSMASVCGSSLALMDAGVPIKSPVAGIAMGLVKEGDDYAVLTDILGDEDHLGDMDFKVAGTRSGINALQMDIKIDGITREIMQKALDQAHGARLHILDEMEKAISRPREELSEYAPRYVTMKINSDKIREVIGKGGETIRSITEQTGTQIDISDDGTIKIAAVDGVAANKAKAMIEAITAEAEVGKIYEGTVAKIMDFGAFVTILPGKDGLVHISQISDERVEDVNAHLKEGQKVRVKLLEIDRQGRMRLSMKEAKDADAAPAETAAE, from the coding sequence ATGTTTTCTGTTGTAACGACAACATTCCAGTATGGTGAGCATACTGTTGAGTTAGAAATGGGCGAGATCGCTCGTCAGGCAAGTGCTGCAGTTAAAGTTGATATGGGCGGCACCGTTGCTCTGGTTAGCGTTGTAGGAAAAAAGAACGCTGACTCTGGTCGTGACTTCTTCCCTCTGACGGTTAACTATCAGGAAAAAGTATACGCCGCTGGTAAGATCCCTGGTGGATTCTTCAAGCGCGAAGGTCGTCCAAGCGAAGCAGAGACTCTGACTGCACGTTTGATTGACCGCCCTATTCGTCCGTTATTCCCTGCTGGCTTCATGAATGAAGTTCAGGTAATCGTGACAATCGTTTCGATCAACCCTGAAGTTGATCCTGCTATCGCCGCAATGCTGGGTACTTCAGCAGCACTTGCCGCGTCTGGTATTCCGTTTGCTGGCCCAATTGGTGCGGCTCAAATCGGTTTCATCGATGGCGCATACGTATTAAACCCTAGCAAAACTCAACTGACAGAATCTTCATTGGATTTGATGGTAGCTGGTACTGCTGGTGCGGTTCTGATGGTTGAGTCAGAAGCAAAAGAATTGTCTGAAGAAGTTATGCTTGGCGCAGTGGTATTTGGTCATGACCAAATGCAAAGCGCGATTGCTGCAATCAAAGAATTCGCTTCAGAAGTTGGCACCCCAGCTTGGGATTGGACAGCACCTGAAAAAGATACTGCACTTGAAGCTAAAGTTGCTGAAATCGGTGAAGCTGATTTATTAGCCGCTTTCCAAACTGCTGACAAGATGGAGCGTCAGAACTTAGTTTCTGCTGCTCTGGACAAAATTATTGCTCAACTGATTCCTGAAAATGCGGGCGAAGATGCACCCTCTTTAGATGCAATCAAAGGTGCTTTCAAAGGTCTTGAGAAGAAAGTTGTTCGTGGCCGCGTAATCGCAGGCGAGCCTCGTATTGATGGTCGTGACACAACAACTGTTCGTGATATCGACGTTCGCGTTGGTGTACTGCCAAGGACTCATGGTTCTGCACTGTTCACCCGTGGAGAGACTCAGGCGCTAGTGGTAACGACTCTGGGTACTGCACGTGACGCTCAGATCATTGATGCACTGAGCGGCGAGTACAAAGATCACTTCTTGTTCCACTACAACTTTCCTCCGTACTGCGTCGGTGAAACTGGTTTTGTTGGCTCTCCAAAGCGTCGCGAAATCGGCCACGGTCGCTTGGCGAAGCGCGGTGTGTTAGCGGTTATGCCAGATCAGGAAGAATTCCCATACACGATTCGTGTTGTATCTGAGATCACAGAATCTAATGGTTCAAGCTCAATGGCTTCTGTTTGTGGTTCTTCTCTGGCACTGATGGACGCTGGTGTTCCAATCAAGTCACCGGTTGCTGGTATCGCAATGGGCTTGGTTAAAGAAGGCGACGACTACGCAGTTCTGACTGATATCTTAGGTGATGAAGATCACTTGGGCGACATGGACTTTAAAGTGGCTGGTACTCGTTCTGGTATCAACGCACTACAGATGGATATCAAGATTGACGGTATCACTCGTGAAATCATGCAGAAGGCATTGGATCAAGCGCACGGTGCACGTCTGCACATTCTGGATGAGATGGAGAAAGCAATCTCCAGACCTCGCGAAGAGTTGTCTGAATACGCACCACGTTATGTCACGATGAAAATCAACTCTGACAAAATCCGTGAAGTTATCGGTAAAGGCGGCGAGACTATTCGCAGCATTACTGAGCAGACTGGCACTCAGATTGATATCTCTGACGACGGCACCATCAAGATTGCAGCAGTAGATGGCGTTGCAGCTAACAAAGCGAAGGCGATGATCGAAGCGATCACTGCTGAAGCAGAAGTTGGCAAGATTTACGAAGGTACGGTTGCTAAGATCATGGACTTCGGTGCATTCGTAACAATTCTGCCGGGCAAAGATGGCTTGGTTCACATCTCACAGATCAGCGATGAGCGTGTTGAAGATGTAAACGCACACCTGAAGGAAGGTCAAAAAGTACGTGTTAAGCTGCTAGAGATCGATCGTCAAGGTCGTATGCGCTTGAGCATGAAAGAAGCAAAAGATGCTGATGCAGCGCCAGCTGAGACCGCTGCTGAGTAA
- the minE gene encoding cell division topological specificity factor MinE: MGLFDLFRQDRKKNTAKQAKERLQILIAHEHAQGAGNHKGPDYLPKLREEIIEVIRKYVSVSDRDVNFQVEQGDDFDVLELNITLPDVKQ; encoded by the coding sequence ATGGGTTTATTTGATTTATTTCGTCAGGATCGCAAGAAAAATACGGCGAAGCAGGCTAAAGAGCGTCTGCAAATTCTGATTGCACACGAGCATGCACAAGGTGCGGGCAATCATAAGGGGCCGGATTATCTGCCTAAATTACGCGAAGAGATTATTGAGGTCATTCGTAAATATGTGTCGGTCAGTGATCGGGACGTTAATTTCCAGGTAGAACAGGGTGATGATTTCGATGTATTGGAATTAAACATCACCCTACCGGATGTTAAGCAATAA
- a CDS encoding ComF family protein — protein sequence MKQGALIRGLSHWFAPSCVLCDAVSDAAVSLCTACQQDLPWLLHACQRCSLPLDNTALAVCSKCQRGPPISDSVTCVLHYATPVDFLIKRMKFGHQLSYAKVLGYLLAQQLKQSNVPLPDAILPVPLHNARLRERGFNQTLEIYRELRRSLDIPLVKAVTRARSTQAQSLLSAERRIENIRDVFAVKEGASLPAHIAILDDVVTTAATTNELARILKAAGVTRVSVWAIARATPQE from the coding sequence ATGAAGCAGGGGGCGCTAATTCGGGGACTTTCCCATTGGTTTGCTCCCTCTTGTGTACTGTGCGATGCGGTAAGTGATGCGGCTGTTTCTTTATGCACTGCTTGCCAGCAAGATTTACCATGGTTGCTGCACGCGTGTCAGCGTTGCAGCTTACCCTTGGATAATACCGCGTTAGCGGTTTGCTCCAAATGTCAGCGAGGCCCACCAATCAGTGATTCGGTGACATGCGTTTTACACTATGCCACACCGGTTGATTTTCTAATCAAGCGCATGAAATTCGGGCATCAGCTTAGCTATGCCAAAGTGTTGGGTTACCTACTGGCTCAACAATTAAAACAATCTAACGTTCCACTACCCGATGCCATCTTACCCGTGCCTTTGCATAATGCGCGGTTGCGTGAGCGTGGCTTTAATCAAACACTTGAGATTTATCGTGAGCTTCGACGTTCTCTGGATATTCCATTAGTCAAAGCCGTGACACGTGCACGAAGTACGCAAGCGCAAAGCTTGCTGAGTGCTGAGCGGCGTATAGAAAATATTCGGGATGTGTTTGCCGTTAAGGAGGGAGCTTCGCTACCGGCGCACATCGCAATTCTGGATGATGTGGTTACTACGGCCGCAACCACGAATGAGCTGGCGCGAATATTAAAAGCTGCGGGCGTTACACGAGTGAGCGTTTGGGCTATTGCTCGCGCTACACCTCAGGAGTAA